A window from Salminus brasiliensis chromosome 7, fSalBra1.hap2, whole genome shotgun sequence encodes these proteins:
- the LOC140559587 gene encoding uncharacterized protein, with protein sequence MKRISLVVLILHIFSSPATQAVDTVYGQRSSKLRLLCNEKHADRTVWYGQRCNELPFIIIAVTGSNQPQFNPIFIQGSNLNFDLVWEPKLASFGLTIKNFSDSDQGFYYCSVGEDAYTIIGSGHTVTLEEKVNTPTQPPVTLIVHEENESGQWQRLAIWPIVCLSVSAIALWGIYEIQKQPRLKKQTHCKQHKGVYTTVYFTSS encoded by the exons ATGAAGAGAATTTCCCTTGTGGTGCTTATTTTACACA TCTTCTCTAGTCCTGCAACACAAGCTGTTGACACAGTATATGGGCAACGCAGCAGTAAGCTCAGACTGCTGTGTAATGAGAAGCATGCAGACAGGACCGTGTGGTACGGACAGAGGTGCAACGAGCTCCCCTTCATCATCATTGCTGTCACTGGCTCAAATCAGCCTCAATTTAATCCAATCTTCATCCAAGGTTCTAACTTGAACTTTGACTTGGTATGGGAGCCAAAGCTAGCCTCGTTTGGCCTGACAATTAAGAACTTCAGTGACTCTGATCAAGGATTCTACTACTGCAGCGTAGGAGAAGATGCCTACACAATCATTGGATCTGGACATACTGTAACTCTTGAAG agaAAGTCAACACGCCCACACAGCCCCCAGTGACACTCATAGTCCATGAAGAAAATGAATCTGGGCAATGGCAAAGGCTGGCTATATGGCCTATAGTCTGTCTTAGTGTGTCTGCTATAGCTTTGTGGGGAATTTATGAAA TACAAAAACAACCGAGATTGAAAAAGCAAACACATTGTAAG caaCACAAAGGAGTTTACACAACAGTTTACTTCACATCATCTTGA